The sequence below is a genomic window from Humulus lupulus chromosome 3, drHumLupu1.1, whole genome shotgun sequence.
CCTAAACTTCCTAAGGTCCCTAGAATACTAGGGTATTCCAAGGCCAAGGTAATGACCTTAATGCTTCTTATCCAAGAGTTCCCCCTTCAAAGCCCTCAAGGACAAAACGATCATTAGTCacatttcctgctaatcctcaaattgCACTATAAATCCTCGATTAATCGCGACATACCCAAAATAGTCATTGGGTAAATATTTGTTACCCAATAAACCCCGAATATacactaagtttcccaaaatacccctaggctcagcccgagctgggtatttaaccctgttgtgactattctgctaatctgctcactaggatcgacTTGGACCACTCATCTCAAATGTATCCCTATAACACTGGGGTCTCTCTCATAACgcatacataatacaaatataccctcaacgggtcaaaaattacaaatatgccccaaatGTACAAAAACGGGTcggcatgcatatttaatacacataaacatgcataaatattcacaataccatataaatcatttataccgCATAGTCGCACATATATcaaattaattccacatataaatccaattatgccctcctagcacagtAATCTAGGCACTCAACCTTAATAACAAATTCAGGATGATACAAGTGTGGTCCTCTggacgtggcctcacttggagacatccacgcctAAAAATGGATCATGGATTACTGGGAGGAGATTACACTCCGAGAAGCTCTTGATGAGATCTATAGAGCTTTATTATCTTCCGATGAGCCTAATTACTTCTCTAATTACTGCCAcgtgtccaatgatgaaatcacgGACAACAAAGTACCTTCTGTAGATAGCTTTTATGAGATAGCATAATGGTTTCTGGTCTATACCTTTTCATGTCAATGCCTAAGATTTTCTTTTCTCCACCTAGGTATTTAATATCAAATTAAGAACTTAGTTGCATCTTAAGTTGATGAATCATTGACTTGTTCAATCCAACAATTAGTCTATCATAGACATAAAGAAAAAGATAGATTTGATTTTTGAAATACATACATGGATCATAACAACTCTTACTAAACCCAATTGTCATCATAAATTTATTCAATCTTAAATTTCATTGCATATGTGCTTGTCAAACCATAAAGAGATTTCTGTAATAAGCATACCTTATTCTTGTCACTATTTTCAAAGCCTTCAGGCTGCTTCATGTATATGGTTTTATCAagctttgacatccatttgatccaCCTCAAGATCAAATGTGGCTGCCTTTGACATTATAGCTTGGAATGAAGCTTGCTTAACTATTGGAGAAAAAATTTCATTGAAATCTATGCCTTCCTTCTGCGTGAACCCTTTAGCTACCAATCTTTCTTCAAACCTTGCACTTTCCACACCTGACATTCCTTCATTTTTTCTCTTCTGAAAATCTAATTGCAACCAACTAGTTTCTGACCTTCTAGTTTGTCTACAAGAACCCATGTGATGTTCTTTTTCAAGGATTGCATTTTCTTCTTGAATGGCATGAATTCATGAAACACTTTCTTTATTGTTTATGGCTTCTTGATATTTTATGGGCTCTGAGTTTTTAATTTCATTGGCTACTGTCAATGCAAATGTAATCAAATAAGCAAAACCAAGTCGTTCAGGAGCTTTGACTTATATTATAGTTTCATCCCTTGCTAGTTGATACCCTTCTAAACCTCTTTGGGTTTCGTCAACTTTTGTATAAGTTGTTGGTAGTTGAACTTGTAACAAATCTTCTTTGTTTTGATCCACCTCTAACTCAACCCATTTGTTCTTAGCATCACTACTAGTTTTTGTAGTTTGTGTGATCTTCATGGCCATCTCATCCTCATAAAACACCACGTCTTTACTGATAATGCACCTATTAAAACCCGGTTCCAAATAACTTGTAGCCTTTGACTCCCTTTTGATACCCAAGAACATACATTTGAATGCTCTAGGTTGAAGTTTATCTTTCTTTATATGTGCATATGCTATGCAACCAAACACCTTGACATTGTCAAAGCTTAAAGCTTGATATGTCCACTTCTTTTGAGATGTTAAGAAATTCAATGCAGTTGAATGACATCTATTGATCAAGTAGCAAGTTGTTGAGACTACTTCACCCCATAATTTCCTCTCCAAACGAACTCTTTTAAGCATGACTCTCACCCTTTCTAAGATTGTTCTATTTATAATTTCTGCTTAACTATTCTATTGTGATTTATTAAAAACTGAATAGTACCTTGCAATCCCTTCTTTTTTGTAGTATTCATTGAACTCATTTGAATAGAATTCAAGTCCATTATCAGTTTGCAACTTTTTAATCTTCTTTCTAGTTTGATTCTCAATACGTTTCTTCCATGTAACAAATGTACTGAAAGCTTCATCTATGGTTTTCAACAAAAATACCCAAAATTTTCTTGAGTAATTATCAATAATGCTCAAGAAGTAAGGTGCACCACCAAGAGTACATTGATACCTTAGAGGCCCCATAAAGATCTGAGTGAATATACCCAAGCTTCTCTTTAGGTGTGTGAATACCagtgttgaattttttttacaactCTTGCCATACACGGATTATTCACATAAATCAAACTTTCCTAAAAGTTCTCCCTTCAAAAGGCCTTATCTTTCTAGTTTAGCAAGCCCCCTCTCTCACTTACATGACTGAGTCAAAGATCCCATAACTTTATTGTATTTGTCTCAGCAACACATGAAACATTAGAAACAAAACTAGTCACGATTTCACCAACTAGAAAATAAAGGCCATTTCTAAAAATTCCTTTCATTACAACTAAAGAACCTTTAATCACTTGGAGTGAGTTTTCATCTATTTTTATAGAACAACCATTTGCAGTAAGAGTTCCAATGgacaataaatttatttttagctCAGGAACATACCATACATTTTGGATTGTTCTCTGAACTCCATCATGTAATTTCAGCACTACAAAACCTAAACCTTGAATCGTACAAGACGTGCTATCACCCATCAACATTGTTCTACAGTCTTCTTTTCAAGATTGCAAAACATGTCTTTGTTTGGACACCAAAATAGGCCATGGAAATAGCAACCTAAGTTCAAAATCCACTCTTGACTTGATTCAAAGCTTGAGAGAACTAAAACATTTGATGAGTCATACCCATTTGATTCAATGCTACCCTCCCATTTATCATGGTTCTTTTCTTTGTTCAATTTGGccttcaaataataacatttatccCTGAAATGTCCCTTTTTCTTATAGTAGTACATTGTTTTCTAGTACTTAATTTTGATCTTGACCTCTGACCATGATAGTTGCCTCTGTGATTATTCCCTCTGTAATTACTGTTGTTTGCCCTGTAATTTCCATGCCTTGAATCTTTCTTCTCTGGCCTTCCTCGAGCAAATAGACCCTCACTAGTGCCATATGATCTCACCTCAGCCTTCTTTTGAATTAAGTGCAACCTTCACCTCGGACATAGTCAAAGTATTTCCCATAGAAAATTGTATCTACAAAATGTTTATATGATTTATGCAATGAACTAAGTATTAGAATACCTTGATACTCATCATCAATCTCCACTCctatgttggtcaaatccaagaTGATCTTGTTGAATTCATCAAGATGTTTTCTGAGTACCTTGGATTCATCCATCTTAAGCATGTACAATTTCTTCTTTAGGTACAACTTGTTTGTCGATAATTTCTTCATGTAAATAGACCCCAACTTGTTCCATAACATTGTCTCCTCATATGCCACTTCATCTCCCAAGCTCAAAAAAATTGAAATGTGAGCCTTGGTTTGAATTTCTTGTTGTTTATTCTTATCATCACCAAGCTTCACCAATGAATTGTTATCAATGGCTTCAACTACCCGTTGATGAACAAACATAGCTTTCATTTTGATCCTCCAAAGACCAAAATAATTTTCTCTTGTGAATTTGTCAACCTCAAATTGTGTTGATGCCATTCCTGACATTTCTTGAAATACAAAACACCAGTTCTTGAACCCTCAGAGTGCAACATGTGCTCTAATACCACTTGTTGTAATCAATTTATcaaaaaacaataacaataaccaAACAAGAAATCTTTATAATAAATTGCAGAAAGGGCTAACATCAAAAACAACAAAGTAAACTAAAATTTGAACACAAGAGGATACATGGTTCAGCTAAAGATTGAGCCTACATCCATGGCAAAATACAATTGTAAGACTTCACAACAGAGGAGATGAATCTTGGAGAAAATAATAACACTAGTTCTTCTCTTCTAAACTCTCATAAAAACACAACTCAGAGTTAAAAAATGAGTGACTAAACTGAAGTGACCAAGAAATAAAGTAATAGACTATTTATATACTAGAGTCAATAATGGATAACTAAAATAACGGTCACTAATTTCTTTTGAGTCACCAGCCACTTATATCCAACATCTCAAGTGAGTAGATTATATATACACATCACaatataattgaaaaaatatttttaaaaaatcacaaaaatatagtaatatattaaaaataataatgattttttaaattaatgtatcaaatgatatgttttattatgttaAGTAGGACTCAAATATGCTTGGTTTAAATGATAGATAATGCATCATAATTGTGAATTAcacaattattaaatatatatattttataaattttaattaggTATAAATTGAAAATTTAAACATATCGTATTTAATTTTACTTATTGTTTGTTATACATATGTCTTGATCTATCATAAATATGATACAGTAACACAAATTACGTACTATCACTAGTCGagaagatttattattaaaatctgcatatataaaaaaaatatatactactAAAAAAACTTTGTGCAAAAATTACTACTAAGAGCACCCTGAACATCATATTTTCTCGATTCTTTATAATAAATCATTAAAACTACATCAATTatcaacttttttattttttctctatattatttaaatatataatattaatatatacacatataaagaaaattaaaaactaattGGAGCAATGAATAATGTCGTGGAGCAGTTACTTCACTGctgtaaaatatatttaaaacacATAACTTGATGGAGATATACTTTAACACTTTTGGACACTTCTCTTCTTTATTTTTGAGAAAAAGGAGTTTACATCGTTCTAAGCCTAATTCCCTTAAATAATTTCAATATGTTGATTCATCATAAGTAATGGCGATTAAATTGCTATCTAACTAATGAATATTTAAAGGTGATTAGATTATATTTAATCCATAATCATAAAATACAACGCaatttgataaatgaaatttGAGTGTTGGTCATATATAAGATATAATGAGTCGGGAGAGACTGTGAGCAAACTTCAAAAAATCTACCCGCAAAGTTAGGTCCTCTAGTCTAGCTATCCATATCAAATCCAAATCCAATAAAGAGTAAAaataaaagaagagaaaaaattaCAAACCCCGCAAAGCAAAAGCAATGGCAAacctttaaaaaaaacaaaagtcaAGGGGTAAATAAGTAATCGAAGCCCTTTATATACCAAAATACTCCGATTCAATAAAGTCCCAAATTCCATCTTAGAGAAAGCTCATTCTTCTCTCTCAATAGAAaacagaaataataataatattattattaataataaaaaatggttGGAGAACCATCCCATAATAATCCCAAACCTCTCCAACTTCTACAACTCTTCTCATTCAAAATCTCACCTTCTTCCTCTTCAACCTCAAACTCATCCATTATGAAGCTCAAGACCCTTGTCAATACACTGGTCTTTTGTCACGTGCGACGCTTTCTCCGGACTCTCTCCGCCGCCAAATCAAAAACCATCTCCATTGTCGTCCACACCATAAAAGAAGCCCAAACGATGCAGCTGATTATTCACCCCTTAacgaagaacaagaacaagaagaagaagagcacCAAAAGCATCTTCTTTGGCTCTTTCAGGCTCCACTACAACTTCTGCTCCTCCAAATACTCCCACGTGCTTCCAGTTCCAGCGCCGGTTTTCGACGGCTTATCTCAAGCGCCGCCGGCGAGTGGCAGCAGCCATTTCTACTACGACTCCACGTGGAATTCAGTCATACCAACTGGGCAGTACTATGCTACTGCTACCGCCGATCAAGAGGTATACGGTCACGAGGGTGATTCTCAGCTCTCTGGGTACTTGCAATGGCTTGAAGAGAGGAAGGTGCATGGTAAGTTATCAGGTGGGTGCGCAGCAGGGGATCATGATTATAATCTGACGGTTGGAGATGCGCCAGCTGTACCAAACGACGACATTGATAAGTTGGCTGACATGTTCATTGCTAATTGTCATGCCAAGTTCATCTTGGAGAAACAAGAGTCAGCTAGGAGATTCAAGGAAATGTTGGAGAGAAGTGCTTAAttaatttcattaattaataaattaattaatgttaattagCGCTCTCTCTCGatcttaattaatattttactTTCCCACGTATTGATGATCGTTTTCTTTTTTTGTCTTGGGatgtaaaaagaagaagaatttaaAGGCATGGTTGACGATGAAGAAGGTGTAGTGAATGAAATGGATCGAGTGAGGgattttgttttcttagtttAAATCTCTCATCCCTTTTGGTTATtgtgtatttaatttttttttaataattttttttgggtCTTTTGAGAAAAATGGTGGGGTTTTGGAGTTTGGTGAGAGTTGTACATGATGATCACGAAGAGGGGTGAGTGATCTGGGTATTTCTGCAATTCTTCTTAAATTAAAATGGTGATGATATTGCATGGTTATGGAGCTTCTTTCTTTATCTTGAATTTTTTTCatctactttttattttattttttgaaatagttcttaatagcatatatatatatatatatatgtataaattaaCTTCTATAGATGAGTATCTACATAACACACAATCCGCATGATCTTACTTACTACGTGATTTACCAGCTGGGAAAACCTTTATTACAAAAGTTAATATATccaaaatataattttcaaaCTCATCATTATCTTTAAAATGCAAGAAATTGATGTGTGTGTATGGTATGGATAGGCATGAAAACAAATTTctattaaagaaagaaaaaatatagatCATTTTGAGTTTAATGGTGCCAGCAGCTTCAAGGATAATAATTGTgaggaaaaaaataaataactgaTGCACATGCAAATTAACCATATCAATTTTCCATATGCTGCCAAGTAATTTAAAATTCAAGTTTTATTGTTCTATCATATCAAATTTAAAACTTGGGGACAGCTTGTCATTAATTTGGGATGCCGCTCACTTTAGTTGGTATTACTCTTTTTTCATGGTTTGTATCTTTGTTCAGTCAATGTTTTGGATGCTTCTAAACTTCTAAGTCTGTTCTTTTTTATTgttgattatatattttatttatttatttgtattgtgTCTTTATTTGATTTACATGTGTTTAAGACACATATGTTATAGTATTTGTCTTGATTCATTGCTAATCTCTTTTTGAACTCAGGATTTCGTTTGTCGAAAGCTAATAACTCATATGATGAAATCATTTGGGTAATTAATTGCCATAATTTTGAGTAGTTGTATATAATTATTAATGATTGTATGGAAACTTGTGGTGAGAttagtgggagagagagagagagagagggattaATTAGAGCGTGAGTGGACTTGGTCAACACCTCATGACTTGCCAACCCAATCCCCAAAGTTGTCTAAATTATGAGCCGAGTGTCCTAGACATAAGCCGTACAGTATGGATCCCAACTTTAGGTTTTACCTTGATTTGAGAGATGTGCTATAAATTTTTGTAAAATAAGAAAATCAATATTAATATTAGAGATGTCACTTAAAACCACAACACTCGATGCATATAGAAAGCCTATCAAAATtcatttataaataatataattgtaAACTTACCAAAATAACATATAATTTTTAGTATTAGTTAAGTTTGTTTCCATAAAAAGTTTGTTTCCATATTCTCTCCCATTTTTTCTCTACACACATCGTTTTAAATAAACccctcataatttttttttaaaaattccacgCACTTCTGAAGAAAATTAAGTACAATTTCCCCCATTagtaaatgattttttttttatctttttacaccactataattaattatttgaaaaattaaaattatcttagacacaattaattaaaaactaataATAGTTTTAAGAATAAAAAACCTAATCacaatttacaattttattttgtaACTCAAAATTAAAACAAAGTATAAACATGCAGAagttgaatttaaaaaattatcttattgaaatcaaaattattaataaaattataatattcaatTTTCATGCTTCTAAAAATTAAAGTatctaatttttattaatatataagtaATACATTCAATATTTTGGAGGTGtactaaaaaataaatttgtattattttttaatatttgatgaAAATGTTTAGGTGAATTTATCAAAATAGTATATTtgacaataaataattaattaaaaaaagagtgagaattaaaagaaaaaagaaatatcGCACCCAAAAAAAATCACTAACCGATAGTTTACGCACCAATTCCAATAGGTATGAGTTAtacattaattaataattttgtgtaagaaagttaaataaaacaataaattaattaagaatttaataataaaaaaatcaatcatTTATTGAACATCCACGAATCTTGCCTTtcaaaacataaaataatataattaatgatGCTAATTTGTTACAGAGAAATATTGGATTGTTATAGATACATTGTTGATAATTTATAATTGAGCTTATAGCTATATGTGAAACGATTATATTTATTCAATACAGAGCCAGACTCAATATATAAGAGagccaattatttattttttttattttagaaaagttaatacatataatttttttcttcaaaatattctctatattattattaaaaaaagttAGGGTTGGCCACTCCTAGTCCCCTAAAGTAGCTCTTCCAGTACTGTACTTATTATTGAGATTTATAAAGTTTTGATTACGGTGTACTTAATTAAATTTTTCATTACAAATTCGTCTCACCAAAACAATCAATGTTCTAGAAATAACTTTGATATATGGGTCTGTCTTTTTGACATGGTGTGTTCGCAGTAGATTATTGTGAGAAGAAGGTTGATGTTCTGTGTTCTTTTTCGATTATGACATCAGGTAGTCGAGCTACGAAGGAGTTGGAAGACCGATATACTCGGATTGATTTGGAGGAAGGGGGAATCTTGTATGATGAGGTAGAGGAAGGGGAGTTGGGGATTGATTTCCATTGGTGCTTGGTGGGCAGATTCATCACCACAAGAGTGGTGGATTTTCACCCTATGCAAGATATGATGGCTTCACTATGGAGGCTGGAAAAGGTATATATGTCAAAGATTTAGAAAACAACCTATACATTTTTCAATCCTATCATGAAGTGGACAAAAAAAGGGTGATTGATGTTGGCCCTTGGACCTTTGATAAGATGCAACTTGTATTTGAATGATTGAAGGAAGGGGACAATCTGAGATTGGTTCCGTTGAATAAACTAGATATTTGGGCTCAAATACATGATGTCAAGCCAGGTTTCATGTCCGAGAGGGTAGTTAAAGATGGTGGAAACACATTGGGTTCTTTTGTGGAGTTAGATCCAAAGAATTTCATCGGGGTATGGTGTGACTATTTAATGGTGTGTTCGCGGTAGATTATTGTGAGAAGAAGATTTCTATTATGTTTTCTTTTTCGATTATGACATCAGGCAGTCGGGCTATGGAGGAGTTGGAAGAACGATATGCAGGGATTGATTTGGAGGAAGGGGGAATCACGTATGATGAGGTAAAGGAGGGGGAGTTGGGGATTGATTTTTGTTGGTGCTTAGTGGGCAGATTCATCACCACTAAAGTGGTGGATTTTCACCCTATGCAACATATGATGGCTTCACTATGGAGGCCGGAAAAGGTATGTATGTCAAAGAATTAGAAAACAACCTATACATTTTTCATTTCTATCATGAAGTGGACATAAGAAGGTGATTGATGGTAGCCCTTGGACCTTTGATAAGATGCAACTTGTATTTGAATGATTGAAGGAAGGGGACAATCTGAGATTAGTTCCGTTGAATAAACTAGATAGTTGGGCTCAAATACATGATGTCAAGCCAGGTTTCATGTCTGAGAGGGTAGTTAAAGATATTGGAAACACATTGGGTTTTTTTGTGGAATCAGATCCAAAGAATTTCATCGGCGTATGGTGTGACTATTTAATGGTGTGTTCGCGGTAGATTATTGTGAGAAGAAGGTTGTTGTTCTGTTTTCTTTTTCGATTATGACATCTGGCAGTCGGGCTACGGAGGAGTTGGAAGAACGATATGTAGGGATTGATTTGGAGGAAGGGGGAATCACGTATGATGAGGTAGAGGAGGGGGAGTTGGGGATTGATTTCCGTTGGTGCTTAGTGGGCATATTCGTCACCCTAGAGTGGTGGATTTTCACCCTATGCAACATATGATGGCTTCACTATGGAGGCCAGAAAAGGTATGTATCTCACAGAATTAGAAagcaactgtaacgccctacttccatagagccattactaagtgagtttaaaatgtgcaattaactcgctaatcgagattttaagttaaaagtgtaattaaaccataaacagagtcttatacggtgaaaataattccattcattgaaaatcataaagcgtttaacatttgggatcccaaaatattgttaagaaatatttacaactcaaaaatgtaaGTAAAGTgggctaaatgacaaaatctaggtttagtacagtTATCTCCCATAAATACccatggccgtggcagccaggcaggccaaacatgtacgcgccgcttcacgctctccgtaatcatggttggtcgacttttcccttgcccttacctgcaccatagagcaccgtgagccgaagcccagcaagaaaactcacacaagaagataacatatgcatttctatcattCAGCATACAAATAaaccaccaatgggctaaacatatacggccatgccgtcccaggcactttaccaggccctgggttcgcggtctacactgtgaggatatcccaggtatcctatagggtctcgccctagcaactcgcactccacgtgctaaacgctgctcccggccccttgccgtactcggcttcaccgttcccggccttcgccgttcgcGGTCCTCGGCGTTCCCGACTCTTGTCCTTCggtcacatatatgcacacatagcataattaaacaaatacttaaacatgcataagcacaatcaatggggctacgccctgcaacaaaatcaaaatagggtcgtgccctgcaacacaaactatagggccttgccctgctctacgggtacatcatttcccttacctgtgtcccgagcttttcaAGCactgatgccccgagcacagtcccctagtccaagccttgttgaaaccctagtcacaacgcatcaaaaatatccatccatcaaggtcTAATCCGTAAACTATCTTTGGGTTACCATTCTAATCCCcgaaaccttgaattctatcgaTCCGGgagataaaatccatctcgaacCTTAATAattaggttcccaaaccaaaaaccCACAAACACACCCAGCATTTTGAACTAGGGCCAtgacccaaccccttaagggccaTAACTTGCCTCAAAACATAGGGAAAACACCTCCCTGGAaagagacacgggccgcggcatgcttagccaagcaccgcggcgcgcctcaagATCATAGGCCTCCTCAAGCCTCGTGTGCacatgggccgcggcatgcccctcttAGGGCCGTGGCTTGacctgcaaacccagaaaaccagccTTTCTTTCAAGTTTTCCCCAAGCTTAACCCCATATCTCACACCCCCAAACTTCACCCAACCTCAGAATTAAGCCCAGAATTCATACTCAAACAGCCTAAATATTCTAACAAATTCATGAACCaattcttacacccatcaaacattcAAAACCAATCCTAGAAACCAATCCATGCATGCCTAAGTTCTAACACCCAACACCAGTAGAATTTTAGCTTGTTCATCAAGTTTAAAACTTACCTTTGAACTTGATTAAATCCTTGAATTATTCCTCTAAGTTCCAGCTTCTAGCCCCCAAAGTTCAGCTTTGAATTCCTCCTTTGCTTCCAAGAAAATCAGCTTTCTTCCTGCTCTTCTTCTCTTAGCTTTTCCTTTCCTCTAGAGCTTCCAATGGTGATTCCAGCATATGTCTAAGTAAGGAAAACGTGGAGGACTTCTCCTTAGCCAAGTTTATCCATCCTTAAataaaatttaccattttgccccttAAGCCTATCCTTAACCCCTAAGTAACCCCAAGGGCAattagtcatttaccaaatcccgttaagtccccgagggcaaaatgataaatttccccgatattccttCCTAGACATTCtgtcttcaaatatatctccaaatatttatttgcataactcgataaccccataaaacgtccaatgcctgaaatacccctcgactcgccccgagtcaagtattcgACTTCGTTGTGattttctagctaaaccgctccctaggactgtctcggatcgtgcatcatagatatatcacaatattcacatttattacatttatgccctcaacggggtaaaattacaaacatgcccctaataccaaaacggggcccacatgcatatttaattcacctaaacatgcatttctaatcatatattcattaaattcacacattaagacaataaatcacttattgccctccaggcacactaatcaagaccttaaaccttattagcaaatttgggttgctaCAACAACCTATACATTTTTCAATTCTGTCATGAAGTGGACATAAGAAGGGTGATTGATGGTAGCCCTTGGACCTTTGATAAGATGCAACTTGTATTTGAAAGATTGAAGGAAGGGGACAATCTAAGATTGGTTCCGTTGAATAAACTAGATATTTGGGCTCAAATACATGATGTCAAGCCAGGTTTCATGTCCGAGAGGGTAGTTAAAGATCTTGGAAACACATTGGGTTCTTTTGTTGAGTCGGATCCAAAGAATTTCAATGGGGTAGTGTGTGACTATTTAATGGTCTGAGTGAACTTAAACATTGATGTACCTCTCAACAGAAGGAGAATGAAGATTTGAAAGGCTGGAAGCGAATGGTCAT
It includes:
- the LOC133823404 gene encoding uncharacterized protein LOC133823404, producing the protein MVGEPSHNNPKPLQLLQLFSFKISPSSSSTSNSSIMKLKTLVNTLVFCHVRRFLRTLSAAKSKTISIVVHTIKEAQTMQLIIHPLTKNKNKKKKSTKSIFFGSFRLHYNFCSSKYSHVLPVPAPVFDGLSQAPPASGSSHFYYDSTWNSVIPTGQYYATATADQEVYGHEGDSQLSGYLQWLEERKVHGKLSGGCAAGDHDYNLTVGDAPAVPNDDIDKLADMFIANCHAKFILEKQESARRFKEMLERSA